In Elusimicrobium sp. An273, one genomic interval encodes:
- a CDS encoding helix-turn-helix domain-containing protein codes for MKNQFLTVAETAKILRLSPRRVQELAQAGRLDAMKPFGRILIKRKSVAQKLGMREEEL; via the coding sequence ATGAAAAATCAATTTTTGACGGTGGCCGAAACGGCCAAAATTTTGCGGCTTAGCCCGCGCCGCGTGCAGGAACTGGCACAGGCCGGGCGGCTGGATGCGATGAAACCTTTCGGGCGGATTTTAATTAAACGCAAAAGCGTGGCCCAAAAGCTGGGAATGAGGGAGGAAGAATTATGA